The nucleotide window AGCGCCACCAGAAAAACCACCAGACCCGCCGGAATATCCTGGCGCAGCGTATTCAGATTCATGGCTTTACTTCCTCTGCTGATTGCTGAATTAACTCTTTCAGATGGCCTGACTGCAGATCATACACGCAGCCGAAGACATCCAGTCCCTGCCCGGCCTGCCACGCCTGGCGCACTGGTTCACTGGCCACCAGCCCGGCAAATTGCGCGATAACGTTCGCTTCCACGAGGCGATTAAGGCGACTGCTCTCATCTTCCTGCGCGTTTTGGCTGGCGGTCAGAGCCGGATGCAGCGCGCTGCGCAGCGCGGCGATGCGTCTGGCGAGCGCAGACTCTTCCCGCGCCAGCGGGCTGGCGGGTAACCCCAGCGCCGCCTGCACGCCACCGCAGCCATAGTGACCGCACAGCACAACGCGCTGCACATTGAGGTAAAAAATGGCGTACTGCAGCACGCTCATCAGGTTGTCGTCATCCGGCACCACCATGTTGGCGATATTGCGATGCACAAACAGCTCGCCCGGGTGAGAACCGGTCAGCACTTCCGCCGGGACACGGCTGTCTGAACAGCCGATCCACAATGAATGCGGTTTTTGCTGATGCAGATAGCGGGCAAAGTAATCCGGATTACGCGCGCGGCGCTGTAAGGCCCAGCTGCGATTTTTCGCTAATAAGGGTTTAAGGGTCGTCACAATACTCTTCTCTCTGTATCCGTAATTCCTGCAGGCGGGCGGGTTGCCGCCGGGTGAAAATGGCTG belongs to Candidatus Pantoea soli and includes:
- a CDS encoding carbonic anhydrase gives rise to the protein MTTLKPLLAKNRSWALQRRARNPDYFARYLHQQKPHSLWIGCSDSRVPAEVLTGSHPGELFVHRNIANMVVPDDDNLMSVLQYAIFYLNVQRVVLCGHYGCGGVQAALGLPASPLAREESALARRIAALRSALHPALTASQNAQEDESSRLNRLVEANVIAQFAGLVASEPVRQAWQAGQGLDVFGCVYDLQSGHLKELIQQSAEEVKP